A genomic window from Clostridia bacterium includes:
- a CDS encoding IreB family regulatory phosphoprotein, producing the protein MSETRLIPNYKEEKDPRYIIDTVFNALKEKGYNPISQFTGYLISGDPTYITSHNNSRVLISSLERDEILEVLIKNYLGEE; encoded by the coding sequence ATGAGTGAAACAAGGTTAATTCCTAATTACAAAGAAGAAAAAGACCCAAGATATATTATTGATACGGTTTTTAACGCCTTGAAAGAAAAGGGGTATAACCCTATCAGCCAGTTTACCGGATATTTAATTTCGGGAGACCCTACTTATATTACCAGTCATAATAATTCCAGAGTTCTTATAAGTTCATTGGAAAGAGATGAAATATTGGAAGTTTTAATCAAGAATTATTTAGGTGAAGAATAA
- the pheT gene encoding phenylalanine--tRNA ligase subunit beta produces MLLSMNWISDFVDLEGLDKLKLINQFSLSTAEVENEIFFKGSDISGIVVAEIKEVNDHPDSKKLHLLKVDAGDGALTDVVCGAPNVRVGMKTAFAKVGAKIGEIEIAPRALAGYTSYGMCCSEKELGMSDDNSGIMDLPIEFKNGTDLKDIYEIEDIVFEVDNKSLTNRPDLWGHYGIAREFAALSGRELKPLPSVDLSLYNNLPKVDMKIEDPLCLRYSCIQVENITKNVSPVNMRIRLFYCGQRSINLLADLTNYMMLEMGQPMHAFDSRKVEKIRIKKFDKPFTFKTLDEVERNIDENTLMICNDNTPVAIAGIMGGLESEIVEDTTRLTLESATFDSVSVRKSTVRLAHRTDASMRYEKSLDPEMTVPAIGRFLDLLLKIDPQVKVVSSLTDEYAKKYDEINLEFDKAFVDKYTGIEISNETILNTLKSLGFKAECENDKFRVSVPSFRATKDVTMKADIIEEITRIYGYDNFDINTAKSPLYPVREDIEKKDEDNIKDILVKKYSLHELHSYIWTYNDEYKALGIEVEDNIKLLNATNPNIETIRNSIIPTQLCQIKYNTGFLPEFGVFEIGRVIEGLDKDNMCIEKKKLAVTLFSKESDITTLYLKLRDIVALLCDEIKHQQVVFKKEEATHSFEHIKNLNGIYVNDIRLGKMGIVHPTVSKKIDKKASIVFFEIDVEEFAKLDNLSISYSEPSRFPEMEIDLSFITDKYEPIGKAIEKQACPLIKNVKVTDTYIDENGKSITVRILFSHSERTLTREEVMEIANSIINDLAKEGIELKS; encoded by the coding sequence ATGTTATTATCAATGAATTGGATATCAGACTTTGTTGACTTAGAAGGTCTTGATAAATTAAAACTTATAAATCAGTTTTCTCTTTCTACTGCAGAAGTTGAAAACGAAATATTTTTTAAAGGCAGTGATATTTCAGGCATAGTTGTTGCCGAAATCAAAGAAGTAAACGACCACCCGGATTCAAAAAAACTTCATCTTTTAAAAGTTGATGCAGGAGACGGTGCGCTTACCGATGTTGTTTGCGGTGCTCCTAATGTCAGAGTGGGTATGAAAACTGCTTTTGCAAAAGTAGGCGCAAAAATAGGGGAAATAGAAATTGCTCCACGCGCTCTTGCAGGTTACACATCATACGGAATGTGCTGTTCTGAAAAAGAGCTTGGAATGTCTGACGATAACAGTGGTATTATGGACCTTCCAATAGAATTTAAAAACGGTACAGACTTAAAAGATATTTACGAAATAGAAGATATTGTTTTTGAAGTTGACAATAAATCTTTAACCAACCGTCCTGACCTTTGGGGGCATTACGGTATAGCAAGAGAATTTGCTGCTCTTTCAGGAAGAGAGTTAAAGCCACTGCCAAGTGTTGACTTATCTTTGTATAATAATCTTCCAAAAGTGGATATGAAGATTGAAGACCCTCTATGTTTAAGATATTCCTGTATTCAGGTTGAAAACATTACAAAAAATGTATCCCCTGTTAATATGAGAATAAGACTTTTCTATTGCGGTCAAAGATCAATAAATCTTCTTGCCGACCTTACAAACTATATGATGCTTGAAATGGGTCAGCCTATGCACGCATTTGACTCAAGAAAAGTTGAAAAAATAAGAATTAAAAAGTTTGACAAACCGTTTACTTTTAAAACTTTAGACGAAGTTGAAAGAAATATTGACGAAAATACTCTTATGATTTGCAACGATAACACTCCTGTTGCCATTGCAGGTATTATGGGAGGGTTAGAGTCCGAAATAGTTGAAGATACTACACGCCTTACTTTAGAATCTGCAACTTTTGATTCAGTATCAGTAAGAAAATCTACCGTTCGCCTTGCTCACAGAACTGATGCGTCAATGAGATATGAAAAGAGCCTTGACCCTGAAATGACAGTTCCTGCAATCGGAAGATTTTTAGATTTACTTCTTAAAATTGACCCTCAGGTTAAAGTTGTATCATCTCTTACTGACGAGTATGCTAAAAAATATGACGAAATCAACCTTGAATTTGATAAAGCATTTGTTGATAAATACACAGGTATCGAAATTTCAAATGAAACAATTTTAAATACTCTTAAATCTTTAGGCTTTAAGGCAGAATGTGAAAATGATAAATTTAGAGTATCTGTTCCAAGTTTCAGAGCCACAAAAGATGTTACAATGAAGGCAGATATTATAGAAGAAATTACAAGAATTTACGGTTATGATAATTTTGATATAAATACTGCAAAATCACCTTTATATCCTGTAAGAGAAGATATTGAGAAAAAGGATGAAGACAATATCAAGGATATTTTAGTTAAAAAATATTCTCTTCATGAACTTCATTCTTATATCTGGACATATAATGACGAATATAAGGCGTTAGGCATTGAAGTAGAAGACAACATAAAACTTTTAAATGCCACTAACCCTAACATTGAAACAATCAGAAATTCCATTATTCCTACTCAACTTTGCCAGATTAAATACAATACAGGCTTTTTACCGGAATTCGGCGTATTTGAAATAGGCAGGGTTATTGAAGGGCTTGATAAAGATAATATGTGCATAGAAAAGAAGAAACTTGCAGTTACTCTTTTCTCAAAAGAAAGCGATATTACCACTCTTTACCTTAAATTAAGAGATATAGTTGCTCTGTTATGCGACGAAATTAAACATCAGCAGGTTGTATTTAAAAAGGAAGAAGCAACACATTCTTTCGAACACATTAAAAACCTTAACGGAATTTATGTTAACGATATAAGGCTTGGAAAGATGGGAATTGTTCATCCTACTGTTTCTAAGAAGATTGATAAAAAGGCTTCCATTGTATTTTTTGAAATTGATGTGGAAGAATTTGCAAAACTTGATAATTTAAGTATTTCATACAGTGAACCATCCCGTTTCCCTGAAATGGAAATTGACCTTTCATTTATTACAGATAAGTATGAACCTATTGGAAAAGCAATAGAAAAACAGGCTTGTCCGCTTATTAAAAATGTAAAGGTAACCGATACTTATATAGACGAAAACGGAAAATCTATAACTGTAAGAATACTGTTTTCACACAGCGAAAGAACTCTTACAAGAGAAGAAGTTATGGAAATTGCAAACTCTATAATAAATGACCTTGCCAAAGAGGGAATAGAGCTTAAATCTTAA
- a CDS encoding hydroxyacid dehydrogenase gives MKVLICSTKESMTNTRGNTNPEFVFFGEENIKKVESMFDEVIWNETGRQFTTEELIEKVKDVDAVITCWGSNQFTKEILDNAPKLKIIAHLAGSVARQVTEDVYDRGIKVIGANDTHFSESVAEGALAYMMMSLRGLDSIVKILDEHKDEGWAIVRQTPERRGVMDRTIGLVSFGAIAEHLARMLQPFHCKIKVYSRAISDEKLKQYNMERASLEEIFSTCDIISIHTAWNKHTENMISKELLQMIKKDALLINTARGKVIDEPAMIEELKTGRFKAVLDVFWEEPHPYVPGGLYDLDNVIVVPHQGGPTTDRYRWIANDILDEIYGYLKDGKPLKSEIPKERAINMTI, from the coding sequence ATGAAAGTTTTAATATGTTCAACAAAAGAATCTATGACCAATACCAGGGGAAATACAAATCCTGAATTTGTATTCTTCGGCGAAGAAAATATCAAAAAAGTTGAGAGTATGTTTGATGAAGTAATCTGGAACGAAACAGGCCGTCAGTTTACTACTGAAGAACTTATTGAAAAAGTTAAAGATGTTGATGCTGTTATTACATGCTGGGGAAGTAACCAGTTTACAAAAGAAATTCTTGACAATGCTCCAAAACTAAAAATAATTGCTCATCTTGCAGGTTCAGTTGCAAGACAAGTTACAGAAGATGTTTATGACAGAGGCATTAAAGTTATAGGCGCAAATGACACTCACTTCTCCGAATCTGTTGCAGAGGGTGCATTGGCTTATATGATGATGAGTTTAAGAGGATTAGACTCAATAGTTAAAATATTAGACGAACATAAAGACGAAGGTTGGGCAATAGTTAGACAAACTCCTGAAAGAAGAGGGGTTATGGACAGAACAATCGGTCTTGTTAGTTTTGGTGCTATTGCAGAGCATCTTGCAAGAATGCTTCAGCCTTTCCACTGTAAAATAAAAGTTTATTCAAGAGCAATTTCAGACGAAAAACTTAAACAGTATAATATGGAAAGAGCAAGTTTAGAAGAAATCTTCTCTACATGCGATATTATTTCTATACATACAGCATGGAATAAACATACTGAAAATATGATTTCAAAAGAACTTTTACAGATGATTAAAAAAGATGCACTTTTAATCAATACTGCAAGAGGTAAGGTTATAGACGAACCTGCTATGATAGAAGAACTTAAAACAGGCAGATTTAAAGCAGTGCTTGACGTGTTCTGGGAAGAACCTCATCCATACGTTCCAGGTGGGCTTTATGACCTTGACAATGTTATCGTTGTTCCTCATCAGGGCGGTCCTACTACTGACAGATACAGATGGATAGCAAATGACATTCTTGACGAAATCTACGGTTACTTAAAAGACGGTAAACCTCTTAAGAGTGAAATTCCTAAAGAACGTGCTATCAATATGACAATCTAA
- a CDS encoding topoisomerase IV, whose translation MNYTQKSIVSTLKTNYMPYAMSVIISRAIPEIDGFKPSHRKLLYTMYKMGLLKGTKTKSANIVGQTMKLNPHGDMAIYETMVRLTRGNETLLHPLVESKGNFGKVYSRDMAFAAPRYTEAKLEPICAEIFKNIDKDTIDFTDNYDGTMKEPVLLPVTFPTVLVNANQGIAVGMASNISSFNLSEVCDAVINYLKNPDCDILEYIKAPDFSTGGYIIYEKEQMEEILRTGRGSFKLRAKYQYDKKNNIIEVTEIPYTTSIEIIMEKIIELVKAGKIKEINDVRDETDIKGLKLAIDIKKSTDPDALMLKLFKMTPLEDSFPCNFNILVNEMPQVLGVKEIIEAWSDFRISCVKRQTRYEIGVKSERLHLLNGMKKILLDIDKAVDIVRNTEDDNQVVENLMKGFSIDKVQAEYVAEIKLRNLNKNYILTRLADIDVLKRELEELNELLGDIKLIKKLIIGELTEIKKKYGMERKSQILSSDSVETYSKEEAVEDYNLKIYLTKEGYLKKIPLVSLRAGGEHKLKENDKVIKEFDETNVGELIVFSSKANVYKLKISTIPDCKLSQMGEYLKSVLECEADEEIIDVFPSYKYKGMFLFAFENGKIAKIPLESYETKANRKKLINSFSLKDKLCKIIYLSEDCDMVMYSNIGKILVFNSLSISPKATRNSAGVNVMTLKKGAKLKRIVELSKTRLKEPDYYRTKNIPAVGCFQKSEETQISLFGTDE comes from the coding sequence ATGAATTATACTCAAAAATCTATTGTATCAACACTTAAAACAAATTATATGCCATATGCAATGAGCGTTATTATTTCCCGTGCAATTCCTGAGATTGACGGTTTTAAACCTTCCCACAGAAAACTTTTATACACAATGTATAAAATGGGTCTTTTAAAAGGTACAAAAACAAAGTCTGCAAACATTGTAGGGCAGACTATGAAGTTAAATCCGCATGGGGATATGGCAATTTATGAAACTATGGTGCGTCTAACCCGAGGTAATGAAACCCTGCTTCATCCTTTGGTTGAATCAAAGGGGAACTTTGGTAAAGTTTACTCAAGGGATATGGCGTTTGCTGCACCCCGTTATACCGAAGCAAAACTTGAACCGATCTGTGCAGAAATTTTTAAAAACATAGATAAAGATACCATTGATTTTACAGATAATTATGACGGAACAATGAAAGAGCCGGTTTTACTTCCTGTTACTTTCCCGACTGTTTTGGTTAATGCAAATCAGGGTATTGCAGTAGGTATGGCGTCTAACATTTCAAGTTTTAATCTATCCGAAGTGTGTGATGCAGTTATTAATTACCTTAAAAATCCTGACTGCGATATTTTGGAATATATAAAAGCCCCTGACTTTTCTACAGGAGGGTATATTATATATGAAAAAGAGCAGATGGAAGAAATTTTAAGAACAGGCAGAGGCAGTTTTAAACTAAGAGCAAAATACCAGTATGATAAGAAGAATAATATAATAGAAGTAACCGAAATTCCTTACACAACAAGCATTGAAATAATAATGGAAAAAATAATCGAACTTGTTAAGGCAGGTAAGATTAAAGAGATAAACGATGTAAGGGATGAAACGGACATCAAGGGTTTAAAACTTGCTATTGATATTAAAAAATCAACCGACCCTGATGCACTTATGCTAAAATTATTTAAAATGACACCGCTTGAAGACAGTTTCCCTTGTAACTTTAACATTTTGGTTAACGAAATGCCTCAGGTGTTAGGTGTTAAAGAGATAATCGAAGCGTGGAGCGATTTTAGAATTTCGTGCGTAAAACGCCAGACAAGATATGAAATAGGCGTTAAAAGTGAAAGGCTGCATCTTTTAAACGGTATGAAGAAAATTCTTCTTGATATTGATAAAGCAGTTGATATAGTAAGAAACACAGAAGACGACAATCAGGTTGTTGAAAACCTTATGAAAGGGTTTAGTATTGATAAGGTTCAGGCAGAATATGTTGCAGAAATAAAATTAAGAAACCTTAATAAAAACTATATCTTAACCCGTCTTGCCGATATAGATGTACTAAAGAGGGAACTTGAAGAATTAAACGAACTTTTAGGCGATATTAAGTTAATTAAAAAACTTATAATAGGCGAACTTACCGAGATTAAGAAAAAATACGGTATGGAAAGAAAAAGCCAGATACTTTCGTCTGACAGTGTGGAAACATATTCTAAGGAAGAAGCAGTAGAAGACTATAACTTAAAGATTTATCTTACCAAAGAGGGCTATTTAAAGAAAATTCCTTTGGTATCCCTTCGTGCAGGAGGAGAGCATAAGTTAAAGGAAAATGACAAGGTAATAAAAGAGTTTGACGAAACAAATGTTGGCGAACTTATTGTTTTTTCATCCAAAGCAAATGTATATAAACTTAAGATTTCCACTATTCCTGACTGTAAGTTAAGCCAGATGGGCGAATATCTAAAGAGCGTTTTAGAATGTGAAGCAGACGAAGAAATTATAGATGTTTTCCCAAGTTATAAATATAAAGGAATGTTTTTATTTGCCTTTGAAAACGGAAAAATTGCAAAAATTCCACTTGAGTCTTACGAAACAAAGGCAAACCGTAAAAAACTTATCAATAGTTTCAGCTTAAAAGATAAACTTTGTAAGATTATTTATTTAAGTGAAGACTGCGATATGGTAATGTACTCAAACATAGGAAAAATTTTGGTATTTAACAGTTTAAGTATAAGCCCTAAAGCAACAAGGAACTCTGCAGGGGTTAATGTTATGACTCTTAAAAAAGGAGCAAAACTAAAGCGAATTGTAGAACTTTCAAAAACAAGGCTTAAAGAGCCTGATTATTACAGAACAAAAAATATTCCTGCTGTTGGATGTTTCCAGAAAAGCGAAGAAACACAGATAAGCCTTTTTGGAACTGATGAATAA